The following are from one region of the Prevotella communis genome:
- a CDS encoding alkaline phosphatase family protein, which produces MKRLFFLICFLLTITFSVHAQKQFGERPKLVVGVVVDQMRWDYLSRYFNQMPPGGLKRLINEGYSCNNCLINYIPTVTAIGHTSIYTGTTPAFHGICGNSFYVDGESVGCVSDKRVQSVGSDTKKGQSSPHLLLASTIGDQLRLHTDFQSKVIGVSYKDRAAILPAGRSANAAFWFDNTSGCFVSSTYYMQELPDYAKKINAQLAKNEELKKVGQDVSLSPLCGHLITDMAIAALKGENLGRNGTTDMLCVSYSQTDAIGHKWATRGEHTDEAYRELDKDIKRLLMALDAQVGHENYLLFLTADHGGAHNWKFMQDHKLNGGKWLYQDYQKQAEAYIAKKLGATKNVIKDITVLRIYLDHQSIADQNLKLDDVKQCLTEFFRTAPNVVQVVDYEKVRTSSLPERLMNMALMGYHPRRSGDMLIIVEPGYYEYGDWSSPVGTTHGSWNPYDAHIPLLFYGWHIKHGATSREVHINDIAPTVCQMLSIQQPNACSGEAILEVIEN; this is translated from the coding sequence ATGAAGAGATTATTCTTTCTAATTTGTTTTCTGTTGACCATTACCTTCTCGGTGCACGCACAGAAGCAGTTTGGAGAACGCCCCAAACTTGTGGTAGGTGTCGTTGTTGACCAGATGCGTTGGGACTACCTGAGTCGTTATTTCAACCAGATGCCGCCAGGTGGACTGAAACGCCTTATCAATGAGGGTTACTCGTGCAACAACTGTTTGATAAATTACATTCCTACAGTTACGGCTATCGGACACACGTCCATCTATACTGGCACGACACCGGCCTTTCATGGCATCTGCGGCAACTCGTTCTATGTTGACGGCGAAAGTGTAGGATGCGTCAGCGACAAGCGTGTGCAAAGCGTTGGTTCCGACACGAAGAAAGGACAGTCGTCGCCCCATCTGCTTCTTGCATCGACCATTGGCGACCAACTACGTTTACACACAGACTTCCAGTCCAAGGTCATTGGTGTCAGCTACAAGGATCGTGCAGCCATCCTGCCAGCCGGTCGTAGTGCCAACGCCGCTTTCTGGTTCGACAATACCTCTGGCTGCTTTGTCAGCAGCACTTACTACATGCAGGAATTGCCTGATTATGCTAAGAAGATAAACGCCCAGTTAGCCAAGAACGAAGAACTGAAGAAGGTGGGACAGGATGTGTCGCTCTCACCTCTCTGCGGTCATCTCATCACCGATATGGCTATCGCAGCCCTAAAGGGCGAGAACCTGGGGCGCAACGGCACTACGGACATGCTCTGTGTCAGTTATTCTCAGACGGATGCTATCGGACATAAATGGGCTACACGTGGCGAACACACAGACGAGGCCTACAGGGAACTGGATAAGGACATCAAGCGCTTGCTCATGGCACTCGATGCACAGGTGGGTCACGAAAACTACCTGCTTTTCCTTACAGCCGACCACGGTGGTGCTCACAACTGGAAATTCATGCAGGATCACAAGCTCAATGGTGGCAAGTGGCTCTATCAGGACTACCAAAAGCAGGCCGAGGCCTACATTGCCAAGAAGTTAGGTGCCACGAAGAATGTCATTAAGGATATCACCGTTCTTCGCATTTATCTGGACCACCAGTCCATTGCCGACCAGAATTTGAAACTCGACGACGTGAAACAATGCCTCACCGAGTTCTTCCGCACAGCCCCCAATGTAGTCCAAGTGGTTGACTACGAGAAAGTACGCACCAGCAGTCTGCCTGAGCGACTGATGAACATGGCGCTCATGGGATACCATCCCCGCCGTTCTGGTGATATGCTCATCATTGTAGAACCCGGATACTATGAGTATGGCGACTGGTCGTCACCAGTAGGCACCACCCACGGCTCCTGGAATCCTTATGATGCCCATATTCCCCTACTTTTCTATGGCTGGCACATCAAGCATGGCGCTACCAGTCGTGAGGTACATATCAATGATATTGCCCCCACAGTGTGCCAGATGCTGAGCATCCAGCAGCCCAACGCCTGCTCTGGCGAAGCCATCCTGGAAGTGATTGAGAATTGA
- a CDS encoding tetratricopeptide repeat protein: MKRLIYLCILLMCSISISAQSADKLYDEGKKLYDQEQYKEAVPKLQAAADKGHKKAQYRLGRCYDKGHGVKENDQKAFELYQKSAKQDYAKAMFQLGKCYMKGKGVAANQEEARKWIKRAISDEKHGDEILKDLRKAKADGEEATRILTLIGKNK, encoded by the coding sequence ATGAAGAGACTGATTTATCTTTGTATACTGTTGATGTGTAGCATCAGCATAAGCGCACAGAGTGCCGACAAGCTCTACGACGAGGGCAAGAAACTCTACGATCAGGAACAGTATAAAGAGGCTGTACCCAAATTGCAGGCTGCAGCCGATAAAGGTCACAAGAAGGCACAGTACCGTTTAGGTCGCTGCTACGACAAAGGCCATGGCGTGAAGGAGAACGACCAGAAAGCCTTTGAGCTCTATCAGAAATCAGCCAAACAAGACTACGCCAAGGCCATGTTTCAACTGGGCAAATGCTATATGAAGGGCAAAGGCGTGGCTGCTAATCAGGAGGAGGCACGCAAATGGATAAAGCGCGCTATCAGCGACGAGAAGCACGGCGACGAGATCCTGAAAGACCTGCGTAAAGCAAAAGCCGACGGTGAGGAGGCCACGCGAATCCTGACACTCATAGGCAAGAACAAATAA
- a CDS encoding zinc ribbon domain-containing protein encodes MAKKDPTDLSVEERLKTLFQLQQALSAIDEKKALRGELPLEVEDLEAEIEGLNTRIERIESEIGEFDRAISQKKGEIVDAQNSVERYKQQLNEVRNNREYDTLSKEIEYQSLEIELCNKKINEAQHRIAEKQEELQSNQNMLQEKQGDLDLKKSELDEIMDETRAEEEKLKEKAHELEAKIEPRLLTSFKRIRKNARNGLGIVYVQRDACGGCFNKIPPQRQLDIKMHKKVIVCEYCGRILIDPELAGVKTEKPATEEKKTTRRRATGASVRKTSNSKKATDANDMI; translated from the coding sequence ATGGCAAAGAAAGATCCTACAGATTTGTCAGTAGAAGAGCGTCTGAAAACCCTCTTCCAGTTGCAGCAGGCCCTGTCGGCTATCGACGAGAAAAAGGCTTTGCGTGGTGAACTTCCCCTCGAGGTTGAGGACTTGGAGGCAGAAATCGAAGGTTTGAATACGCGTATTGAGCGTATTGAGAGTGAGATTGGAGAGTTCGACCGTGCTATTTCTCAGAAAAAAGGTGAGATTGTTGACGCTCAGAACAGTGTTGAGCGTTACAAGCAGCAGCTTAACGAGGTACGTAACAACCGTGAGTACGATACCTTGTCAAAGGAAATTGAGTACCAGAGTTTGGAAATCGAACTTTGTAACAAGAAAATCAATGAGGCTCAGCACCGTATCGCTGAGAAGCAGGAAGAGTTGCAGAGCAACCAGAACATGCTGCAGGAAAAGCAGGGCGACCTGGATCTGAAGAAGAGCGAGCTTGACGAGATTATGGACGAGACGCGCGCAGAGGAGGAGAAACTGAAGGAGAAAGCTCACGAACTGGAGGCAAAGATTGAGCCACGTCTGCTTACCTCTTTCAAGCGTATCCGCAAGAATGCCCGCAATGGTCTGGGTATCGTATACGTGCAGCGTGATGCTTGTGGTGGTTGCTTCAACAAGATTCCACCCCAGCGTCAGTTGGATATCAAGATGCATAAGAAGGTTATCGTTTGCGAATATTGTGGACGTATTCTGATTGATCCGGAGCTGGCTGGCGTTAAGACTGAAAAGCCTGCTACCGAGGAGAAGAAGACTACACGTCGTCGCGCTACAGGCGCAAGTGTTCGTAAGACTTCTAATTCAAAGAAGGCTACCGATGCCAACGATATGATTTAA
- a CDS encoding adenosylcobinamide-GDP ribazoletransferase, which yields MQTSQNTFNSHGSPRSSLGARWYDRPWAAFIFFTRLPFWRLHEPPRQCYNSVVEWWPLTGWLTSGVMAAILYFGPQLSIFSYPLSILFAIIARILITGALHEDGLADFFDGFGGGGSNRERILTIMKDSHIGTYGVLSLILYLALLYLCLYSMTPLIAALTVLAADPYAKMLGAQLTQMMPYARTEETSKAHTIYRRMSIVSGLLLALQGLLPLGIYVWLNSQLSTLNSQLSWEWLLFIPCITMYFLYRFVWHRLRGYTGDCCGAFFLLIELSFYLVVAVNQ from the coding sequence ATGCAAACATCACAAAATACTTTTAACAGCCACGGTTCTCCAAGGTCCTCCCTGGGGGCAAGATGGTATGACCGTCCCTGGGCAGCCTTCATTTTCTTCACACGTCTGCCCTTCTGGCGTCTCCACGAGCCTCCTCGTCAGTGCTACAACTCTGTGGTGGAATGGTGGCCACTCACAGGTTGGCTCACAAGTGGCGTAATGGCAGCCATCCTCTATTTCGGCCCCCAACTATCAATTTTCAGTTACCCATTATCAATTCTATTCGCCATCATCGCCCGCATCCTCATAACTGGTGCTCTCCATGAGGACGGACTGGCCGATTTCTTTGATGGCTTTGGTGGCGGTGGCAGCAATCGTGAGCGCATCCTCACCATCATGAAGGACTCCCACATAGGTACCTATGGTGTATTGAGTCTCATCCTCTATCTCGCCCTACTCTATCTCTGCCTCTATAGTATGACGCCACTCATAGCTGCCCTTACCGTACTGGCTGCTGACCCCTACGCAAAAATGTTGGGCGCCCAACTCACGCAGATGATGCCATATGCGCGTACAGAAGAAACCTCAAAAGCTCACACCATCTATCGTCGCATGAGTATCGTTTCCGGTCTGCTTCTTGCCCTGCAGGGGCTGCTTCCACTAGGCATCTATGTCTGGCTCAACTCTCAACTCTCAACTCTCAACTCTCAACTCTCTTGGGAGTGGCTGCTCTTCATACCATGCATCACCATGTATTTCCTCTATCGCTTTGTATGGCATCGCCTACGTGGCTATACAGGAGACTGCTGCGGTGCTTTTTTCCTGCTCATCGAATTGAGTTTCTACCTTGTTGTTGCAGTCAACCAATAA
- the cobU gene encoding bifunctional adenosylcobinamide kinase/adenosylcobinamide-phosphate guanylyltransferase, translated as MKKLILITGGQRSGKSMQAEKMALEMSPNPIYMATAHIWDDEFRERVRRHQERRGPEWTNIEEEIFLCRHDVSGHVVLIDCVTLWLTNLFFAKENEPSNSVDEILESAKIEFDRFTSQEATFIFVTNEIGLGGVSENALQRKFTDLQGWMNQYIAQKADEVILMVSGIAVKIK; from the coding sequence ATGAAAAAACTGATTCTTATCACCGGTGGGCAGCGCTCCGGGAAGAGCATGCAGGCCGAGAAAATGGCGCTCGAAATGAGTCCCAATCCCATCTATATGGCTACGGCTCATATATGGGACGACGAGTTTCGCGAACGCGTGCGCCGTCATCAGGAACGACGCGGCCCCGAATGGACTAATATTGAAGAAGAAATATTCCTCTGTCGTCATGATGTATCAGGTCACGTAGTCTTGATTGATTGCGTCACTCTGTGGCTCACCAATCTATTCTTCGCAAAAGAAAATGAGCCCAGCAATTCTGTTGATGAAATCCTCGAATCTGCAAAAATCGAGTTTGACCGTTTCACCAGTCAAGAAGCCACCTTCATCTTCGTCACCAACGAAATAGGACTTGGCGGTGTGAGCGAGAATGCCTTGCAGCGCAAGTTTACTGACCTGCAAGGTTGGATGAACCAATATATTGCCCAAAAAGCCGACGAGGTGATACTCATGGTATCAGGAATAGCGGTAAAAATCAAATAA
- the cobT gene encoding nicotinate-nucleotide--dimethylbenzimidazole phosphoribosyltransferase, translating to MITKDEIQHKIDNLNKPKGSLGRLEELALQICLIQQTLEPRLNHPCHLLLGGDHGIEREGVSVSPREVTWQQMINFTHGGGGVNMFSRQHGFDLSIVDVGVDYDLSQVPGILNRKIARGTKNFLYEPAMSEAEYQQAIKVGADLVDACKGKGCNILSIGEMGIGNTSPSSIWMHLFCNIPLEECIGAGSGLNNDGIRHKYEVLSKAIAGFYGSNGSNRQPIKPIQPISPIPTILAYFGGFEMVAAIGAMLRAAELRMIILVDGFIMTACALAAIQLRPEVKDFMIFAHCGDESGHKRMLDAMGANSLLTLGLRLGEGTGALCAYPIVDSAVRMINEMNNFQNANITKYF from the coding sequence ATGATAACTAAAGACGAGATACAACACAAGATAGACAATCTGAACAAGCCGAAAGGTTCTTTGGGGCGTCTTGAAGAACTGGCTTTGCAGATTTGCCTGATTCAACAAACACTAGAGCCACGCCTTAACCATCCTTGTCACCTTCTTTTAGGCGGGGACCACGGCATTGAACGCGAGGGGGTCAGTGTATCACCTCGCGAGGTCACTTGGCAACAGATGATCAACTTCACACATGGAGGTGGTGGCGTCAACATGTTCTCTCGGCAACACGGTTTCGACCTTAGCATCGTCGACGTAGGCGTGGACTATGATCTTTCGCAGGTGCCTGGCATCCTCAATCGTAAGATAGCTCGAGGCACTAAGAATTTCCTCTATGAGCCCGCTATGAGCGAAGCCGAATATCAGCAAGCCATCAAAGTGGGTGCCGATTTAGTTGACGCCTGCAAAGGAAAAGGCTGTAACATCCTGAGTATCGGCGAGATGGGCATCGGCAATACATCACCTTCCAGTATCTGGATGCACCTCTTCTGCAACATCCCGTTGGAGGAATGCATTGGGGCTGGTTCTGGTCTCAACAACGACGGTATCCGCCATAAATACGAGGTTCTCTCAAAGGCGATAGCTGGGTTTTATGGGTCTAATGGGTCTAATAGGCAGCCCATAAAACCCATTCAGCCCATTAGCCCCATCCCCACGATTCTAGCCTACTTCGGTGGCTTTGAGATGGTGGCTGCTATCGGTGCTATGTTGCGTGCAGCAGAGCTTCGCATGATCATCCTTGTTGATGGCTTTATCATGACGGCCTGTGCACTAGCTGCCATCCAACTACGCCCCGAAGTAAAGGATTTCATGATTTTCGCCCACTGTGGCGACGAGAGCGGCCATAAGCGCATGCTTGACGCCATGGGAGCCAATTCCCTATTAACCCTCGGTCTTCGGCTGGGCGAGGGCACAGGCGCACTCTGCGCCTACCCCATCGTGGATTCCGCAGTACGTATGATTAACGAAATGAACAATTTTCAAAATGCAAACATCACAAAATACTTTTAA
- the holA gene encoding DNA polymerase III subunit delta yields the protein MAETKNVSYSSIMKELRSGQYRPVYYLMGEESYYIDKICDYIAEHVLQPEERDFNQTIMFGSDVNASQIVDAARRYPMMAERQVVIVKEAQNLKNTDALEKYLKQPSVTTVLVICHKNGKIDGRKREYVKAIQQAGILFESQKVKDRDLPAFIEEFVKQKNASIDPKSTQLIADAIGSDLSRLVSELEKVLLGLPEESRRITPQVVEDRIGVSKDFNGFELRDAIVNRNVYKANQIINYFDKNPKAGSIYSFLPMLFNYFQNLMIAFYSPNKGSQEEVAAWLELRSSWAAKDYMTGMRNFTAMKTMQIISKLREIDAKSKGLDNPNTPPEELMKELIFYILH from the coding sequence ATGGCAGAAACTAAAAATGTGAGCTATAGTAGCATTATGAAGGAGTTACGGAGCGGACAATATCGCCCTGTTTACTACCTTATGGGCGAGGAATCGTATTATATCGATAAAATATGCGATTATATTGCTGAGCATGTCCTACAGCCTGAAGAGCGTGATTTTAATCAGACCATCATGTTTGGTTCGGATGTGAATGCGTCGCAGATTGTTGATGCAGCACGTCGCTATCCGATGATGGCCGAGCGACAGGTTGTTATCGTAAAAGAGGCGCAGAATCTGAAGAATACTGATGCGCTTGAGAAATACCTGAAACAGCCTTCAGTAACCACAGTCTTGGTTATCTGTCATAAAAATGGTAAGATAGATGGTCGCAAACGTGAATATGTGAAGGCTATCCAGCAGGCTGGTATCTTGTTTGAGAGTCAGAAAGTGAAGGATCGTGACCTGCCTGCTTTTATCGAAGAATTCGTCAAACAGAAAAATGCTAGCATAGATCCCAAATCTACGCAACTTATCGCTGATGCTATTGGGTCAGATTTAAGCCGCTTGGTGAGTGAACTGGAAAAGGTGCTTCTCGGTTTGCCAGAGGAGAGCAGAAGGATTACTCCCCAGGTTGTGGAAGATAGGATAGGGGTGAGCAAGGATTTTAATGGTTTTGAATTGCGCGATGCTATCGTGAACCGAAATGTGTACAAAGCAAATCAGATAATCAATTATTTTGACAAGAATCCAAAGGCTGGTAGTATCTACTCATTTCTCCCAATGCTCTTTAATTACTTCCAGAATCTAATGATCGCATTTTATTCGCCAAATAAGGGCAGTCAGGAGGAGGTTGCAGCCTGGTTAGAATTGCGATCTTCGTGGGCGGCGAAGGACTATATGACTGGCATGAGAAATTTCACTGCAATGAAAACGATGCAGATAATTTCTAAACTACGCGAGATTGATGCCAAAAGTAAGGGCCTGGATAACCCAAATACCCCTCCAGAAGAACTGATGAAAGAACTTATTTTTTACATTCTGCACTAA
- a CDS encoding histidine-type phosphatase, translated as MKKILTILLLGSTLTITAQTAREEIKVNPWLAGSNYLDYDRQLPNFNYTKAPKGYVPFYFTHYGRHGSRWLIGKDDYERVLRPLRKANEQGKLTAEGRKALQLLETFNKTTNKRLGDLTTVGERQHHGIGKRIAQHFPEIFLTKNLAIDARSTVVTRCILSMIAECEELMAANPTARIHNDVSESLQYYLNQGHEGKVKEANRHIDWSKLNEFSDSKTHPERLMKVLFNDEKWAADSVRQGSLMRNLYEMVINMQSHDDGPDMLYLFTEEERYDQWCIANASWYVRYANSPMTDNKMPFSQYNLLRNIIETADTCVALGKPQATMRFGHEVCVMPLACLMELGNSNASIDNLNELDKKWQNYKIFPMACNIQLIFYKPKKGEGDILVKALLNEREVTLPVAATETPFYYKWNDLRQYWTNKLDKFKEEK; from the coding sequence ATGAAAAAAATATTAACCATCCTTTTGTTGGGCTCTACCTTGACCATTACAGCCCAGACAGCCCGTGAAGAAATCAAAGTCAACCCCTGGTTGGCAGGTTCAAACTATCTGGATTACGACCGCCAGTTACCAAACTTCAACTATACGAAGGCGCCAAAGGGCTACGTACCTTTCTATTTCACCCACTACGGACGCCACGGCTCTCGCTGGCTTATCGGTAAGGACGATTACGAACGTGTGTTGCGCCCACTTCGTAAGGCCAATGAGCAGGGAAAACTGACTGCCGAGGGCAGGAAAGCGCTGCAATTGCTGGAGACGTTCAACAAGACGACCAACAAGCGTCTGGGCGACCTGACCACCGTTGGTGAGCGTCAGCACCATGGCATCGGCAAACGCATAGCACAGCATTTCCCTGAGATTTTCCTGACGAAGAATCTGGCTATTGATGCTCGCAGCACAGTGGTTACACGCTGCATTCTGTCAATGATAGCAGAATGCGAGGAACTCATGGCTGCCAACCCCACCGCTCGCATCCACAACGACGTCAGCGAGAGCCTGCAGTACTATCTTAATCAGGGACATGAAGGTAAGGTGAAAGAGGCCAACAGACATATAGACTGGAGTAAGCTCAATGAATTCAGCGACAGCAAGACGCACCCAGAGCGACTGATGAAGGTGCTGTTTAACGACGAGAAATGGGCAGCCGACAGCGTACGTCAGGGCTCGCTGATGCGCAATCTCTATGAGATGGTCATCAACATGCAGAGCCACGACGACGGTCCTGACATGCTCTATCTCTTCACCGAAGAGGAGCGTTATGATCAGTGGTGCATCGCAAATGCCAGTTGGTATGTGCGCTATGCCAACTCGCCCATGACGGACAATAAGATGCCCTTCAGTCAGTACAACCTGCTAAGAAACATCATCGAGACAGCCGACACCTGCGTGGCACTTGGAAAGCCGCAAGCCACCATGCGCTTTGGTCATGAGGTATGCGTGATGCCTTTGGCTTGTCTGATGGAACTAGGCAATAGCAATGCCAGTATCGATAATCTCAACGAACTGGATAAGAAATGGCAGAACTACAAGATTTTCCCCATGGCCTGCAACATCCAACTCATCTTCTACAAGCCCAAGAAGGGTGAAGGCGACATTCTGGTAAAGGCACTGCTCAATGAGCGTGAAGTAACACTGCCTGTTGCTGCCACTGAAACGCCGTTCTACTACAAGTGGAACGACCTGCGACAATACTGGACAAACAAACTTGATAAATTTAAAGAGGAGAAATAA
- a CDS encoding Nif3-like dinuclear metal center hexameric protein: MKIEQVLSALEQFAPLPLQESWDNAGLQIGLTEVEVSGALLCLDVTEKIVDEAIAKGCNLVVSHHPLLFRGLKQVSDANDVQRTVRKAIRHDVCVISMHTNMDNAMGGVNFKIAEKLDARVHTETTESAESKQPMVIAELPEAMEARAFIALVKERFDVKCAHCNELLTRPVKKVAICGGAGDFMLDEAIAKGADAFITGEMHYHVFFGHEQEIQICVIGHYESEQFTSEIFKEIIQRECPGVRCEIAETITNPIFYF, from the coding sequence GTGAAAATAGAACAAGTGCTGAGCGCCCTTGAACAGTTCGCGCCCCTGCCGCTGCAGGAAAGTTGGGACAATGCTGGCCTGCAGATTGGATTAACAGAGGTGGAGGTTTCAGGGGCATTATTGTGTCTGGACGTGACTGAAAAAATCGTCGATGAGGCCATCGCCAAAGGATGTAATTTGGTGGTGAGCCATCACCCGTTGCTCTTCCGTGGATTGAAGCAGGTGAGCGATGCGAACGATGTCCAGCGCACAGTACGAAAGGCTATCAGGCACGATGTCTGTGTTATCTCCATGCATACCAATATGGATAATGCAATGGGAGGCGTGAACTTTAAAATCGCTGAGAAACTGGATGCGCGGGTTCATACAGAAACCACGGAGAGCGCAGAAAGCAAGCAACCGATGGTGATAGCAGAACTGCCGGAAGCGATGGAGGCAAGGGCTTTTATCGCGCTGGTGAAGGAGAGATTTGACGTGAAGTGTGCACATTGCAATGAGTTACTGACACGTCCTGTGAAGAAAGTGGCTATCTGTGGTGGCGCAGGCGATTTTATGTTGGATGAGGCTATTGCCAAGGGTGCTGATGCCTTTATCACAGGCGAGATGCATTACCATGTATTCTTTGGTCATGAGCAGGAGATTCAAATCTGCGTCATCGGTCACTATGAGAGTGAGCAGTTTACCTCGGAAATTTTTAAAGAGATTATTCAAAGGGAATGTCCTGGTGTGCGCTGCGAGATAGCAGAGACAATCACGAATCCGATTTTTTATTTTTGA
- a CDS encoding type I restriction enzyme HsdR N-terminal domain-containing protein: protein MEINLPPYEIKLREQNGRRQIFDFLRRRYVSLTPEEWVRQHFVHFLIEQKGYPKGLLANEVEQKIGDKKLRCDTLLYNKELRPRMIIEYKAPEIAITQRVFNQITVYNFLLHVDYLIVSNGRQHYCCRMDYEKGEYTFLQDIPHYTEL from the coding sequence ATGGAAATAAACCTACCTCCATACGAAATAAAATTGCGTGAGCAGAACGGACGTCGTCAGATTTTCGACTTCCTGCGTCGCCGCTACGTGTCTCTGACGCCCGAGGAATGGGTACGCCAGCATTTCGTGCATTTTCTGATAGAACAGAAAGGATATCCCAAGGGGCTGCTGGCTAACGAAGTAGAACAAAAGATTGGTGACAAGAAACTGCGTTGCGACACCTTATTATATAATAAAGAGCTGCGTCCAAGGATGATTATTGAGTACAAAGCCCCTGAGATTGCCATCACGCAACGTGTTTTTAATCAGATTACGGTCTATAATTTCCTGCTCCATGTAGATTACCTCATCGTTTCCAACGGCCGACAGCATTACTGTTGCCGCATGGACTACGAAAAAGGGGAATATACCTTTTTACAGGATATTCCCCATTATACAGAACTATAA
- a CDS encoding aldo/keto reductase — translation MTKKEQMDMNRRQFLKRLGFGAGSAMALMAMEPLNVLAKEKDKTTVENRMTYRVQHGSGEQISLLGFGMMRLPNNQDEVNRLVDYAIEHGVNYFDTAPMYMGGQSEVLTGNALARHPREKFYVATKMSNQNRRTWPFEESKAMYEQSMERLKVDHIDYYLLHAIGGGMESLKGRFLDNGILDFLLKEREAGRIKHLGFSYHGDVRDFDWLLDHQDEYHWDFVQIQMNFLDWRHASMRGGRRADADAEYLYGKCEKLGVQNVVMEPLRGGAFGRMAQELTDQLKAVHPDDSTARWAFRWVGSHNNILTTLSGMNRMDHLEDNIKTFSPLDPCTEQENILLAEIADQMSGIPTIPCTACEYCMPCPYGVDIPGNFAAYNEAVNTHLLPLPHKEAADYAKRQQAFIDEYKKALPDDKKWASRCQDCEVCLSKCPQQIRIPNQMARIVETLRKR, via the coding sequence ATGACTAAGAAAGAACAAATGGACATGAATCGCAGGCAATTTCTGAAGCGACTGGGCTTTGGAGCTGGTTCTGCTATGGCCTTGATGGCCATGGAGCCCCTGAATGTTCTAGCTAAAGAGAAAGATAAGACAACGGTGGAGAACCGTATGACCTATCGCGTGCAACACGGCTCAGGCGAACAAATCTCATTACTGGGCTTTGGTATGATGCGCCTGCCTAATAATCAGGACGAGGTAAACCGCTTGGTTGACTATGCCATAGAGCATGGCGTGAACTATTTCGACACAGCACCAATGTATATGGGCGGACAGTCGGAGGTACTCACCGGTAACGCTCTGGCCCGTCATCCCAGGGAGAAGTTCTACGTGGCCACAAAGATGTCAAACCAGAACCGACGCACATGGCCATTTGAGGAGTCTAAAGCCATGTACGAGCAGTCAATGGAACGCCTGAAGGTTGACCATATCGACTACTACCTGCTGCATGCTATTGGTGGCGGTATGGAATCACTAAAAGGACGCTTTCTTGACAATGGCATACTCGACTTCCTACTGAAGGAACGTGAGGCAGGCCGTATCAAGCATCTTGGTTTCTCTTATCATGGCGATGTACGCGACTTTGACTGGCTGCTGGATCATCAGGATGAGTATCATTGGGACTTCGTGCAGATTCAGATGAACTTCCTCGACTGGCGTCACGCCTCTATGCGTGGTGGGCGTCGTGCTGATGCAGATGCAGAGTATCTCTATGGAAAATGCGAGAAATTAGGGGTACAAAATGTGGTGATGGAGCCCCTTCGTGGTGGTGCCTTCGGACGCATGGCACAGGAGTTGACAGATCAGTTGAAAGCCGTTCATCCAGACGACAGCACAGCACGCTGGGCATTCCGCTGGGTGGGCAGCCACAACAACATACTGACCACACTAAGTGGCATGAATCGCATGGACCATTTGGAGGATAATATTAAGACTTTCTCACCATTGGATCCCTGCACCGAACAGGAAAACATACTCCTAGCCGAGATTGCCGACCAGATGTCAGGCATCCCCACCATCCCTTGTACAGCCTGCGAATATTGCATGCCTTGCCCGTATGGCGTAGATATCCCAGGCAACTTTGCAGCTTATAATGAGGCAGTAAACACTCACCTGCTGCCTTTACCACACAAGGAAGCAGCCGACTATGCCAAGCGTCAGCAAGCCTTTATTGACGAATACAAGAAAGCACTGCCTGATGACAAGAAATGGGCATCACGCTGTCAAGACTGCGAAGTCTGCCTGTCAAAATGTCCACAACAGATTCGCATTCCCAATCAGATGGCTCGCATCGTTGAGACGCTGCGAAAACGCTAA